One Leopardus geoffroyi isolate Oge1 chromosome C1, O.geoffroyi_Oge1_pat1.0, whole genome shotgun sequence DNA segment encodes these proteins:
- the RFX5 gene encoding LOW QUALITY PROTEIN: DNA-binding protein RFX5 (The sequence of the model RefSeq protein was modified relative to this genomic sequence to represent the inferred CDS: deleted 1 base in 1 codon), whose amino-acid sequence MAEDEPDAKSPKTGGTAPSGSAEAGEPTTLLQRLRGTISKAVQNKVEGILQDVQKFSDNDKLYLYLQLPSGPSTGDKSSEPSTLSNEEYMYAYRWIRNHLEEHTDTCLPKQSVYDAYRKYCESLACCRPLSTANFGKIIREIFPDIKARRLGGRGQSKYCYSGIRRKTLVSMPPLPGLDLKGSESPEMGPEVTPAPRDELVEAACALTCDWAERILKRSFSSIVEVARFLLQQHLISARSAPAHVLKAVGLADDDEHAPRERSSKSKNGVESLEGGAHKKPERPAQPPKETEPRAGAGPPARGERKKSVVESPAPAASNPQVNALVARLPLLLPRAPRSLIPPLQVSPPILAPKLSSGPLKVALPSRAGGPQAAVPIINMILPAVPALPGPGPGPGPGPGPGPGQALPGVLAQPRGTENREVGIGGDPGPHDKGVKRSAEVPVSEAIGQDPPAKAAKQDIEDTGSDAKRKRGRPRKKSGGSRERNSTPDKSAAAVDSAQPCRLPRETWASAGESNSARGSGRPGPVGGAEKGMVLARDQEDGVVSRGGRGPSSRHAKEAEDKIPLVTSKVSVIKGSRSQKEALPKGEVDTAAQGNKDLKGHVLQNSLSHEGKDPQATPP is encoded by the exons ATGGCAGAAGATGAACCTGACGCTAAGAGCCCCAAGACTGGGGGTACGGCCCCCTCAGGTAGTGCTGAGGCAGGAGAACCCACCACCCTTCTTCAGAGGCTCCGAGGTACCATTTC CAAGGCCGTGCAGAACAAAGTCGAGGGGATCCTG CAAGATGTACAGAAATTCTCAGACAACGACAAGCTGTATCTCTACCTTCAGCTCCCCTCAGGACCCAGTACTGGAGACAAAAG CTCAGAGCCAAGTACACTTAGCAATGAGGAGTACATGTATGCCTATCGATGGATCCGCAACCATCTAGAAGAGCATACTGACACCTGTTTGCCAAAGCAAAGTGTTTATGATGCCTATCG GAAGTACTGTGAGAGTCTTGCCTGTTGCCGCCCACTCAGCACCGCCAACTTTGGCAAAATCATCAGAGAGATCTTCCCTGACATCAAGGCCCGAAGGCTTGGTGGCCGAGGCCAGTCCAA ATATTGCTACAGTGGCATACGAAGGAAGACCTTGGTGTCTATGCCACCCTTACCTGGACTTGACCTGAAGGGCTCTGAGAGT CCAGAAATGGGCCCAGAAGTAACCCCAGCACCCCGGGACGAACTGGTTGAGGCAGCCTGCGCTCTGACCTGTGACTGGGCAGAACGAATCCTGAAACGATCCTTCAGTTCCATCGTTGAAGTCGCCCGCTTCCTCCTTCAGCAGCACCTCATCTCTGCCCGGTCTGCCCCTGCCCACGTACTCAAGGCAGTGGGGCTCGCTG ACGACGATGAACATGCCCCTCGGGAGCGGTCCTCTAAATCCAAGAATGGTGTTGAGAGCCTAGAGGGTGGAGCCCATAAGAAACCAGAGAGACCAGCCCAG CCACCTAAGGAGACGGAACCCCGGGCTGGGGCTGGCCCTCCTGCACGTGGAGAGCGGAAGAAGAGTGTAGTGGAGAGCCCAGCCCCAGCAGCCAGTAACCCACAGGTTAATGCCCTGGTGGCCCGGctgcctctgctccttccccgggCCCCTCGCTCACTTATTCCACCACTCCAAGTCTCTCCCCCCATCCTGGCCCCCAAGCTTTCTTCAGGCCCTCTGAAAGTGGCTCTGCCCAGTAGGGCTGGGGGACCCCAGGCAGCTGTGCCCATCATTAACATGATCTTACCAGCTGTTCCTGCTTTGCCTGGAcccgggcctgggcctgggcctgggcctgggcctgggcctgggcaaGCCCTACCTGGGGTGCTCGCTCAGCCACGAGGCACAGAGAACAGGGAGGTAGGCATAGGTGGTGACCCAGGACCCCATGACAAAGGTGTCAAGAGATCAGCAGAAGTACCTGTGAGTGAGGCCATTGGGCAGGATCCACCAGCTAAAGCAGCAAAGCAGGATATAGAGGATACAGGAAGTGATGCCAAAAGAAAACGGGGGCGCCCTCGA AAAAAATCAGGTGGAAGTAGGGAAAGGAACTCTACCCCTGACAAGTCAGCAGCTGCCGTGGACTCTGCCCAGCCCTGCCGGTTACCACGGGAGACATGGGCCTCTGCAGGGGAGAGCAACTCTGCCAGAGGGTCAGGGAGACCAGGGCcagtgggaggggctgagaaggGGATGGTGCTTGCCCGGGATCAGGAAGATGGTGTTgtttccagaggaggaaggggcccTAGTTCCCGGCATGCCAAAGAAGCAGAAGATAAAATTCCTCTGGTCACCTCAAAAGTGAGTGTCATCAAGGGCAGTAGAAGCCAAAAGGAGGCTCTTCCAAAGGGAGAGGTAGACACCGCAGCACAGGGTAATAAAGACTTAAAAGGGCACGTGCTTCAGAATTCCTTATCCCATGAAGGGAAAGACCCCCAAGCAACACCCCCTTGA